One stretch of Cellulomonas wangsupingiae DNA includes these proteins:
- a CDS encoding F0F1 ATP synthase subunit epsilon, which translates to MAQLEVDVVAADGKVWSGAARLVSAPAADGDIGILAGHTPLLSVLRPGAVRVVPASGGAPLSWHVDGGFLSVDSDQVTVVVDSVSSEAGVPAAGR; encoded by the coding sequence ATGGCACAGCTCGAGGTCGACGTCGTCGCGGCGGACGGCAAGGTATGGTCCGGCGCCGCACGGCTGGTGTCGGCCCCCGCGGCCGACGGTGACATCGGCATCCTCGCGGGGCACACGCCGCTGCTGTCGGTGCTGCGACCGGGCGCGGTGCGCGTGGTCCCGGCGTCCGGTGGCGCGCCGCTGTCGTGGCACGTGGACGGCGGGTTCCTCTCGGTCGACTCCGACCAGGTGACGGTGGTGGTCGACTCCGTCTCCTCCGAGGCGGGTGTCCCCGCGGCCGGACGCTGA
- a CDS encoding DUF2550 family protein, producing MSGAAWCALVVASSVLLVAVVGGVWLSRTRALTRRVGSFQCRLVEVPAGEGAPGARGVAQYGAASLYWWRRASVVPRPARTWSRGSIVVVERTVLPLVPGRPQAVVAHCRVVPAAGGAEREIRLQMSADAYAGFTSWLEATPWRAGRIV from the coding sequence GTGAGCGGTGCGGCGTGGTGCGCGCTGGTCGTGGCGTCGTCGGTGCTGCTGGTCGCCGTCGTGGGCGGCGTGTGGCTGTCGCGCACGCGCGCCCTGACGCGGCGCGTCGGGTCGTTCCAGTGCCGTCTCGTCGAGGTGCCGGCGGGGGAGGGGGCTCCCGGTGCCCGCGGCGTCGCGCAGTACGGCGCCGCGTCGCTGTACTGGTGGCGCCGGGCGTCGGTGGTGCCGCGCCCGGCACGCACCTGGTCGCGCGGCAGCATCGTGGTGGTGGAGCGCACGGTGCTGCCACTGGTGCCCGGGCGTCCGCAGGCCGTCGTGGCGCACTGCCGCGTCGTGCCGGCCGCGGGCGGTGCGGAGCGCGAGATCCGGCTGCAGATGTCGGCCGACGCGTACGCCGGGTTCACGTCGTGGCTCGAGGCCACGCCGTGGCGCGCCGGCAGGATCGTCTGA
- the nucS gene encoding endonuclease NucS, giving the protein MRLVVAECAARYTGRLSAHLPRARRLVVVKADGSVLLHSDGGSYKPLNWMSPPCSLVVGEPDAEQAAAGVTQVWTVQHAKSDDRLVIDLYGVQHESVHDLGVDPGLVKDGVEAHLQELLAAQIALLGSGHTLVRREYPTAIGPVDILAKAPDGGSVAVEIKRRGDIDGVEQLTRYLELLNRDSRLSPVRGVFAAQEIKPQARVLAADRGIACLVLDYDAMRGVDDVDSRLF; this is encoded by the coding sequence ATGCGCCTGGTGGTCGCGGAGTGCGCGGCGCGGTACACGGGCCGGCTCTCGGCGCACCTGCCGCGCGCGCGCCGGCTGGTCGTGGTCAAGGCCGACGGCTCGGTGCTGCTGCACTCGGACGGCGGGTCGTACAAGCCGCTGAACTGGATGAGCCCGCCGTGCTCGCTCGTCGTCGGCGAGCCCGACGCGGAGCAGGCGGCCGCGGGTGTCACCCAGGTCTGGACCGTCCAGCACGCCAAGTCCGACGACCGGCTGGTCATCGACCTCTACGGCGTGCAGCACGAGTCGGTCCACGACCTCGGTGTGGACCCCGGACTGGTGAAGGACGGCGTGGAGGCGCACCTGCAGGAGCTCCTCGCCGCTCAGATCGCCCTGCTCGGCTCGGGCCACACGCTGGTGCGCCGGGAGTACCCGACGGCGATCGGGCCGGTGGACATCCTGGCCAAGGCGCCCGACGGGGGCAGCGTCGCGGTCGAGATCAAGCGGCGCGGGGACATCGACGGTGTCGAGCAGCTGACCCGCTACCTGGAGCTGCTCAACCGGGACTCGAGGCTCAGCCCTGTGCGGGGGGTCTTCGCGGCGCAGGAGATCAAGCCGCAGGCACGCGTCCTGGCGGCCGACCGCGGGATCGCGTGCCTGGTGCTGGACTACGACGCCATGCGGGGCGTCGACGACGTCGACTCGCGGCTCTTCTGA
- a CDS encoding TetR/AcrR family transcriptional regulator, which produces MSTRRTAEETRDLIRATALRLFRERGYDATTMRAVAQEAGVAVGNAYHHFASKDELVQELYLEVNREHVERARELLADDGDLASRLRTTWHAAVDVFAPYRRFGVESIGTAIRPGSSASPFSATSSPTADLSRALFRDVVDGARPAVPSALRADLPELLWLAQLGLTVFWVHDTSPDARRTRALVDGLAPLVGRLVSLARLPVASGVAQEALRLVATVRA; this is translated from the coding sequence ATGAGCACGCGCCGCACGGCCGAGGAGACGCGCGACCTGATCCGCGCGACCGCGCTGCGGCTGTTCCGCGAGCGCGGCTACGACGCGACGACGATGCGGGCCGTCGCGCAGGAGGCCGGCGTGGCCGTCGGCAACGCGTACCACCACTTCGCGTCGAAGGACGAGCTGGTGCAGGAGCTGTACCTCGAGGTCAACCGGGAGCACGTCGAGCGGGCGCGCGAGCTGCTCGCCGACGACGGCGACCTGGCGTCGCGGCTGCGCACCACCTGGCACGCCGCCGTGGACGTGTTCGCGCCGTACCGCCGGTTCGGCGTCGAGTCCATCGGGACCGCGATCCGGCCCGGGTCCTCCGCCAGCCCGTTCTCCGCGACGTCGTCCCCCACCGCGGACCTGAGCCGCGCCCTCTTCCGGGACGTCGTGGACGGGGCGCGGCCCGCCGTCCCGTCGGCGCTGCGCGCGGACCTGCCGGAGCTGTTGTGGCTCGCGCAGCTCGGCCTCACCGTGTTCTGGGTGCACGACACGTCGCCCGACGCGCGCCGCACCCGCGCGCTCGTCGACGGCCTCGCCCCGCTGGTCGGCCGGCTCGTCTCGTTGGCGCGCCTGCCCGTGGCCTCCGGCGTCGCCCAGGAGGCGCTGCGCCTGGTCGCGACGGTCCGCGCATGA
- a CDS encoding N-acetylglucosamine-6-phosphate deacetylase produces the protein MVSDLPDPAGALLVRGDVVTPAGVLADAVVVVRGDEIAWVGPAGDVPARHVPPPPPAGTLVLPGLVDLHCHGGGGASLPDATTTREVRQAADEHLRHGTTTLVASLVTAPPDVLLARTALLADAADDGVVAGIHLEGPFLSRARCGAQDPRDMCDGDADLVRQLAGAARGHLVSMTVAPEVPGVAGGGDDVLAALVDAGALPSVGHTDGSAEEVEAAVTRAFDLLATSPRARGPRPTATHLFNGMRPLHHRDPGPVAACLAAAARGELVVELVADGTHLAPATVRAVLELVGPDGAVLVTDAMAAAGMPDGDYRLGAAAVRVADGAARLLEHAPDGSVRAGAIAGGLAHLLDVVRATVAAGVGLPAAVRAASATPAQVLGRHDVGALVVGRRADLLVTTADLRPVRVARAGVWVA, from the coding sequence ATGGTGAGCGACCTGCCCGACCCGGCCGGCGCACTGCTGGTCCGGGGTGACGTCGTGACCCCCGCGGGCGTCCTGGCCGACGCCGTCGTGGTGGTGCGCGGCGACGAGATCGCGTGGGTGGGTCCCGCCGGTGACGTCCCGGCCCGCCACGTGCCGCCGCCACCCCCGGCGGGCACGCTCGTGCTGCCCGGCCTGGTGGACCTGCACTGCCACGGCGGTGGGGGAGCGAGCCTCCCGGACGCGACGACGACGCGCGAGGTGCGCCAGGCCGCGGACGAGCACCTGCGGCACGGCACGACGACACTGGTCGCGTCCCTCGTCACGGCGCCGCCTGACGTGCTGCTCGCGCGGACGGCGCTGCTCGCCGACGCGGCCGACGACGGTGTGGTCGCCGGGATCCACCTGGAGGGCCCGTTCCTGTCCCGTGCCCGGTGCGGCGCGCAGGACCCCAGGGACATGTGCGACGGCGACGCGGACCTGGTCCGCCAGCTCGCGGGCGCGGCGCGCGGGCACCTGGTGTCCATGACCGTCGCTCCCGAGGTGCCGGGCGTCGCCGGCGGTGGCGACGACGTGCTCGCGGCGCTGGTCGACGCCGGTGCCCTGCCGTCCGTGGGGCACACGGACGGGTCGGCCGAGGAGGTCGAGGCCGCGGTGACGCGGGCGTTCGACCTGCTGGCCACGTCGCCGCGGGCACGTGGTCCTCGACCCACGGCGACGCACCTGTTCAACGGGATGCGCCCGCTGCACCACCGGGACCCGGGCCCGGTCGCCGCGTGCCTGGCGGCCGCGGCGCGTGGCGAGCTCGTCGTCGAGCTCGTCGCCGACGGCACGCACCTGGCCCCCGCGACGGTGCGCGCGGTCCTGGAGCTCGTCGGTCCGGACGGCGCGGTGCTGGTGACCGACGCGATGGCGGCGGCCGGCATGCCCGACGGCGACTACCGGTTGGGGGCGGCCGCCGTCCGCGTGGCCGACGGTGCCGCGCGGCTCCTCGAGCACGCCCCGGACGGGTCCGTGCGTGCCGGCGCGATCGCGGGCGGCCTCGCGCACCTCCTGGACGTCGTGCGCGCCACGGTGGCGGCGGGGGTCGGGCTTCCCGCAGCGGTCCGGGCCGCCTCCGCGACGCCCGCCCAGGTGCTGGGCCGGCACGACGTCGGCGCGCTGGTCGTGGGGCGCCGCGCGGACCTGCTCGTGACCACCGCGGACCTGCGGCCGGTCCGGGTCGCCCGCGCCGGGGTCTGGGTCGCCTGA
- a CDS encoding LacI family DNA-binding transcriptional regulator: MATTIDDVARAAGVSTSTVSYVLSGKRPISAPTRQRVERAILDLDYRPHAGARALASSRTNVLGLMAPLRIDVDVSVIMQFVTGVVTTARTFDHDVLLLTSDEIAGMERVASGSMVDSLVMMDIEADDPRVPVLARLRQPAVLIGLPRDPEGLSCVDLDFRAAAQLAVRHLAALGHRQIALLGSPRAVLDRHTSYAERMIHGFEQAARVAGVDGVVEPCEPSMAGAVAAVDAVLARLPGVTGLVVHNETALPWVLSSLRDRGRRVPEDVSVVGVCPADVAGDQPLELTHVDIPAHAIGRVAVEMAMARVERAEPAETRLLAPVLVEGASTAGAAH, encoded by the coding sequence GTGGCGACCACGATCGATGATGTGGCCCGGGCGGCCGGGGTGTCGACCTCCACGGTGTCGTACGTGCTGTCCGGCAAGCGTCCGATCTCCGCACCGACCCGGCAGCGGGTCGAGCGGGCGATCCTCGACCTCGACTACCGGCCGCACGCCGGCGCCCGCGCGCTGGCCTCCAGCCGCACCAACGTCCTGGGTCTCATGGCGCCGCTGCGCATCGACGTGGACGTCTCGGTGATCATGCAGTTCGTCACCGGCGTGGTCACCACCGCCCGGACGTTCGACCACGACGTCCTGCTGCTCACGTCCGACGAGATCGCCGGCATGGAGCGCGTCGCCTCCGGCTCGATGGTGGACTCGCTCGTCATGATGGACATCGAGGCCGACGACCCCCGCGTCCCGGTCCTCGCGCGGCTCCGCCAGCCCGCCGTGCTCATCGGCCTGCCGCGCGACCCCGAGGGCCTGTCGTGCGTCGACCTGGACTTCCGGGCCGCGGCGCAGCTCGCGGTCCGACACCTCGCGGCCCTCGGCCACCGGCAGATCGCCCTCCTCGGCTCCCCCCGTGCGGTCCTCGACCGGCACACGTCGTACGCCGAGCGCATGATCCACGGCTTCGAGCAGGCGGCGCGGGTGGCAGGGGTCGACGGTGTCGTCGAGCCGTGCGAGCCGTCCATGGCCGGCGCGGTCGCGGCGGTCGACGCCGTGCTGGCGCGGCTGCCCGGCGTGACGGGCCTCGTGGTCCACAACGAGACGGCCCTGCCCTGGGTGCTGTCGAGCCTGCGGGACCGCGGCCGGCGCGTGCCCGAGGACGTCTCCGTCGTCGGGGTCTGCCCGGCGGACGTCGCCGGCGACCAGCCGCTGGAGCTGACCCACGTCGACATCCCCGCGCACGCCATCGGCAGGGTCGCGGTGGAGATGGCGATGGCGCGTGTCGAACGCGCCGAGCCCGCGGAGACGCGGCTGCTGGCTCCCGTCCTGGTCGAGGGCGCGAGCACGGCCGGCGCCGCGCACTGA
- a CDS encoding GH1 family beta-glucosidase has protein sequence MISTTRPSGRPFPSDFLWGSATASYQIEGAAHEDGRAPSIWDTFSHTPGKVLNGDTGDVAIDHYHRVPQDVAIMQDLGLQAYRFSVAWSRVLPAGTGAVNQAGLDFYSDLVDRLIAAGIKPVVTLYHWDLPQTLEDAGGWTERATAYAFAEYARVVARALGDRVHLWTTLNEPWCSAFLGYGSGVHAPGVTEPAAALAAVHHLNLAHGLGAAAIRDELGADTPVSITLNLHVTRAASPAPADVEAKRRIDTIANEVFLGPLLEGAYPQQVFADTAAISDWSFVQDGDLELIHVPVDLLGVNYYSTGRVQHGTPPVGDGTPGPDGHRSSAVSAWVGADHAEFLPQPGPHTAMGWNIEPQGLVDLLLELHERYPALPLAITENGAAFYDTVTDDGRVHDADRVAYLHDHLDAVGEAMDKGVDVRGYFVWSLFDNFEWAYGYDRRFGVVHVDYDTQVRTLKDSARWYRELIRTGVIPAPESAATL, from the coding sequence ATGATCAGCACGACGCGGCCGTCCGGCCGCCCGTTCCCCTCGGACTTCCTGTGGGGCTCGGCGACCGCCTCGTACCAGATCGAGGGCGCCGCCCACGAGGACGGCCGCGCACCGTCGATCTGGGACACCTTCTCCCACACGCCCGGCAAGGTGCTGAACGGCGACACGGGGGACGTCGCCATCGACCACTACCACCGGGTCCCGCAGGACGTCGCGATCATGCAGGACCTCGGGCTCCAGGCCTACCGCTTCTCCGTCGCGTGGTCGCGGGTCCTGCCCGCAGGGACCGGCGCCGTGAACCAGGCCGGGCTCGACTTCTACTCCGACCTGGTCGACCGGCTGATCGCGGCCGGCATCAAGCCCGTCGTCACGCTGTACCACTGGGACCTGCCGCAGACGCTCGAGGACGCCGGTGGCTGGACCGAGCGCGCGACGGCGTACGCGTTCGCCGAGTACGCACGTGTCGTCGCCCGGGCGCTCGGTGACCGCGTCCACCTGTGGACCACGCTCAACGAGCCCTGGTGCTCCGCGTTCCTCGGCTACGGCTCCGGTGTCCACGCCCCCGGGGTCACCGAGCCCGCCGCCGCCCTCGCCGCGGTGCACCACCTCAACCTCGCGCACGGGCTCGGCGCCGCAGCGATCCGTGACGAGCTGGGTGCCGACACGCCCGTCTCGATCACGCTCAACCTGCACGTCACGCGGGCCGCGTCGCCGGCGCCGGCCGACGTGGAGGCGAAGCGACGCATCGACACCATCGCCAACGAGGTCTTCCTCGGCCCGCTGCTGGAGGGCGCGTACCCGCAGCAGGTCTTCGCGGACACGGCCGCGATCAGCGACTGGTCCTTCGTGCAGGACGGCGACCTCGAGCTGATCCACGTCCCGGTCGACCTGCTCGGCGTCAACTACTACTCCACGGGCCGGGTGCAGCACGGCACGCCGCCGGTGGGCGACGGCACTCCCGGGCCCGACGGCCACCGGTCGTCGGCCGTCAGCGCGTGGGTCGGCGCCGACCACGCCGAGTTCCTCCCGCAGCCCGGTCCGCACACGGCCATGGGCTGGAACATCGAGCCGCAGGGCCTCGTCGACCTGCTGCTCGAGCTGCACGAGCGCTACCCGGCGCTGCCGCTGGCGATCACGGAGAACGGCGCCGCGTTCTACGACACCGTGACGGACGACGGCCGGGTCCACGACGCCGACCGCGTCGCGTACCTGCACGACCACCTCGACGCGGTCGGCGAGGCGATGGACAAGGGCGTCGACGTGCGCGGCTACTTCGTGTGGTCGCTCTTCGACAACTTCGAGTGGGCGTACGGCTACGACCGCCGCTTCGGTGTGGTGCACGTCGACTACGACACCCAGGTCCGGACGCTCAAGGACTCGGCACGGTGGTACCGCGAGCTCATCCGCACCGGCGTCATTCCCGCACCCGAGTCGGCTGCCACCCTCTGA
- a CDS encoding HAD family hydrolase, with product MTDGPAPSTGAPATPATAAPRDGDTGARRAARPGADVRLVASDLDGTLLRPDGTVAPRTAAALADAEKAGLDVVFVTARPHRWLADLAAHVAGHGVAICANGASVVDVAGLRVLEQHGMGRDRVAAVATRLRAAWGADAVHLAVEGADGFAAERGFFSEHPVPDGSPRAERIEDVLPVVTLKLLLRATGRAQDADAFVADAQQAVGDLAHVTSSAAGALGEIAAPGVTKAATLAEWSARRGIAPAQVWAVGDAPNDLPMLRWAGRAFAVANAHPAVRAAADTVLPSNADDGVAVLLERAAAAARARSQRTSRPGSVVST from the coding sequence ATGACCGACGGCCCGGCGCCGTCCACCGGTGCACCCGCGACCCCAGCGACCGCCGCGCCCCGGGACGGGGACACCGGCGCTCGGCGCGCCGCACGCCCGGGCGCCGACGTGCGGCTCGTCGCGTCCGACCTCGACGGCACCCTGCTGCGGCCGGACGGGACGGTCGCGCCGCGCACCGCCGCGGCGCTCGCCGATGCCGAGAAGGCCGGGCTCGACGTCGTGTTCGTGACCGCGCGCCCCCACCGCTGGCTGGCCGACCTCGCGGCGCACGTCGCCGGTCACGGCGTGGCCATCTGCGCCAACGGTGCGTCCGTCGTCGACGTCGCCGGCCTGCGCGTGCTCGAGCAGCACGGCATGGGACGTGACCGCGTGGCCGCCGTCGCCACGCGGCTGCGTGCCGCCTGGGGCGCCGACGCCGTCCACCTCGCCGTCGAGGGCGCCGACGGCTTCGCCGCCGAGCGCGGCTTCTTCTCCGAGCACCCCGTGCCGGACGGCAGCCCTCGCGCCGAGCGCATCGAGGACGTGCTGCCCGTCGTGACGCTCAAGCTCCTGCTGCGCGCGACCGGCCGCGCGCAGGACGCCGACGCGTTCGTGGCCGACGCGCAGCAGGCGGTCGGCGACCTCGCGCACGTGACGTCGTCCGCCGCGGGGGCACTCGGGGAGATCGCCGCGCCGGGCGTCACCAAGGCGGCGACCCTCGCGGAGTGGAGCGCCCGCCGCGGGATCGCGCCCGCGCAGGTCTGGGCGGTCGGTGACGCCCCCAACGACCTGCCGATGCTCCGGTGGGCGGGCCGGGCGTTCGCGGTCGCGAACGCCCACCCGGCGGTGCGTGCGGCGGCCGACACGGTCCTGCCGTCCAACGCCGACGACGGCGTCGCGGTGCTGCTGGAACGGGCCGCCGCGGCCGCGCGGGCGCGGTCGCAGCGCACCTCCCGACCCGGCTCGGTAGTCTCGACGTGA
- a CDS encoding alpha/beta fold hydrolase — protein MTATPIVLLHAFPLDHRMWDDVARDLARTRDLLAPDLPVASGEPLPEPSLDVAADRVADAIRAAGGGPAVVAGLSMGGYVALALLERHPELVAGLALVDTKVVADTADAAANRRRVADEVEAAGSVDPVRGMVDVLLGETTRSARPEVVERVGAWIGEQDPARVAWAQRAMSVRPDRTDALRAFDGPVTVVVGDEDTVTGTDAADHMVATAAHALLVVVPRVGHLSAVEDPAVVRSAVAELAQRVDAARG, from the coding sequence ATGACCGCGACCCCGATCGTCCTGCTGCACGCCTTCCCGCTGGACCACCGGATGTGGGACGACGTCGCGCGGGACCTGGCCCGCACGCGGGACCTGCTCGCGCCGGACCTGCCGGTGGCGTCGGGCGAGCCGCTGCCCGAGCCGTCGCTCGACGTGGCGGCCGACCGGGTCGCGGACGCGATCCGCGCGGCCGGGGGCGGACCCGCGGTGGTCGCGGGCCTGTCGATGGGCGGCTACGTCGCGCTCGCGCTGCTCGAGCGCCATCCCGAGCTCGTCGCCGGGCTCGCGCTCGTCGACACCAAGGTCGTCGCCGACACGGCCGACGCCGCCGCGAACCGCCGGCGGGTCGCGGACGAGGTCGAGGCGGCGGGGTCCGTCGACCCCGTGCGGGGCATGGTCGACGTGCTGCTGGGGGAGACGACGCGCAGCGCGCGCCCCGAGGTCGTCGAGCGCGTCGGCGCGTGGATCGGTGAGCAGGACCCCGCCCGCGTCGCGTGGGCCCAGCGGGCGATGTCCGTGCGTCCCGACCGCACCGACGCGCTGCGGGCGTTCGACGGCCCGGTCACCGTCGTGGTCGGCGACGAGGACACGGTCACGGGGACGGACGCGGCCGACCACATGGTGGCGACGGCCGCGCACGCCCTGCTGGTGGTGGTCCCGCGCGTCGGGCACCTGTCGGCGGTCGAGGACCCCGCGGTCGTCCGCAGTGCCGTCGCGGAGCTCGCGCAGCGGGTGGACGCCGCCCGCGGGTAG
- a CDS encoding tetratricopeptide repeat protein has product MSQPSQQPRPPLDARGAIDLSTLARPATPPPGSPGGLAVGSAYVRDVDQTTFADVVQSSTQHPVVVVLWAPWSEASQQVAADLAALADDDEGRWLLARIDAEANPQVAAAFQAQSVPTVVAVLGGQPVPLFQGAYPREQVRAVLDQLLAAAEANGITGRVAAAPAPAEPEPEPALPPLHQAAYDAIERDDLPAARAAYEQALRENPRDAMARAGLAQVGLMERTAGADPRVVRDAAAARPDDVDAQLAVADLDVFAGAVEDAFARLVDLVRRTAGDDRERVRVRLVDLFEVLGTDDPRVVAARRALASALY; this is encoded by the coding sequence ATGTCGCAGCCGTCGCAGCAGCCCCGACCGCCGCTGGACGCCCGCGGCGCCATCGACCTGTCGACGCTCGCCCGTCCCGCCACGCCGCCGCCCGGCAGCCCCGGGGGTCTGGCCGTCGGGTCGGCCTACGTGCGCGACGTCGACCAGACGACGTTCGCCGACGTGGTGCAGTCCTCCACGCAGCACCCCGTCGTCGTGGTGCTGTGGGCGCCCTGGAGCGAGGCCAGCCAGCAGGTCGCCGCCGACCTCGCGGCTCTCGCGGACGACGACGAGGGACGCTGGCTGCTCGCGCGGATCGACGCCGAGGCCAACCCGCAGGTGGCCGCCGCCTTCCAGGCGCAGTCGGTGCCGACCGTCGTCGCGGTGCTCGGGGGGCAGCCGGTGCCGCTCTTCCAGGGTGCGTACCCGCGGGAGCAGGTCCGCGCCGTGCTCGACCAGCTCCTGGCCGCCGCCGAGGCGAACGGCATCACGGGCCGGGTGGCCGCAGCGCCGGCTCCTGCCGAGCCGGAGCCCGAGCCCGCGCTGCCCCCGCTGCACCAGGCGGCGTACGACGCGATCGAGCGTGACGACCTGCCGGCCGCCCGTGCCGCGTACGAGCAGGCGCTGCGGGAGAACCCCCGCGACGCCATGGCGCGGGCCGGTCTGGCCCAGGTGGGGCTGATGGAGCGCACGGCCGGCGCCGACCCGCGGGTGGTGCGGGACGCGGCCGCCGCGCGACCCGACGACGTGGACGCGCAGCTGGCCGTCGCCGACCTCGACGTCTTCGCCGGTGCGGTGGAGGACGCGTTCGCACGTCTGGTGGACCTCGTCCGACGTACCGCGGGCGACGACCGCGAGCGGGTGCGGGTGCGCCTGGTCGACCTGTTCGAGGTGCTCGGCACCGACGACCCGCGCGTCGTGGCCGCCCGTCGGGCTTTGGCGTCGGCCCTGTACTGA
- the glgB gene encoding 1,4-alpha-glucan branching protein GlgB, with amino-acid sequence MTAAPPSPVPVDPGTLHAVAAGAYYDPHAVLGPHVGDGAVTVRTLRPLADRVVVVTADARVEARHEVDGIWCALLPGTAVPDYRLEVVYGEWTTTADDPYRFLPTVQELDRYLVREGRHEQLWQVLGANIRTYPGQLGEVRGTSFAVWAPNARAVRVVGDFNHWQGATHAMRSLGESGIWEIFAPGVDAGARYKFEILAADGSWRQKADPLAKGTEVPPATASVVVESRYEWSDDAWMADRSTRDPHAGPVSVYEVHLGSWRQGLSYRDLAHQLTEYVLEMGFTHVELMPVAEHPFGGSWGYQVTSYYAPTSRFGHPDDFRYLVDCLHRAGIGVIVDWVPAHFPKDEWALAQFDGTALYEHPDPLLGEQPDWGTYVFNFGRAEVRNFLVANATYWLEEFHVDGLRVDAVASMLYLDYSRQAGQWRPNQYGGRENLEAISFLQETNATAYRRTPGIMMIAEESTAWPGVTAPTSAQGLGFGLKWNMGWMNDTLRYLREEPINRRYHHHEITFSMVYAYSEHFVLPISHDEVVHGKGSLYGRMPGDHWQKLAGVRALQVYQWTHPGKQLLFMGQEFAQQGEWAESRSLDWYDLEDPAHRGVQQSLRDLNALYRATPALWQLDHTPDGFEWLASDEAGLNLLAYVRRGVDTPPAVVVVNFAGVPHEGWRLPLPQGGAWREAFNSDSEVYGGSGVGNLGRIEAEPVEHYGRAWSTTIRVPPLGAVVFVAESTTEPSPRAETV; translated from the coding sequence ATGACTGCGGCTCCACCTTCCCCCGTGCCCGTCGACCCCGGCACGCTGCACGCCGTCGCGGCGGGTGCGTACTACGACCCGCACGCCGTCCTGGGACCCCACGTGGGCGACGGCGCCGTGACCGTCCGGACGCTGCGGCCGCTCGCCGACCGCGTCGTGGTCGTCACCGCCGACGCGCGTGTGGAGGCACGGCACGAGGTCGACGGGATCTGGTGCGCCCTGCTGCCCGGCACGGCCGTCCCCGACTACCGCCTCGAGGTGGTCTACGGCGAGTGGACGACCACGGCCGACGACCCGTACCGGTTCCTGCCCACCGTGCAGGAGCTCGACCGCTACCTCGTGCGCGAGGGCCGGCACGAGCAGCTCTGGCAGGTGCTCGGCGCGAACATCCGGACGTACCCCGGTCAGCTCGGGGAGGTGCGGGGCACGTCGTTCGCGGTGTGGGCGCCCAACGCCCGCGCGGTGCGCGTGGTCGGCGACTTCAACCACTGGCAGGGCGCGACGCACGCGATGCGGTCGCTCGGCGAGAGCGGCATCTGGGAGATCTTCGCGCCCGGCGTCGACGCGGGTGCGCGCTACAAGTTCGAGATCCTCGCGGCGGACGGCTCGTGGCGGCAGAAGGCCGACCCCCTGGCCAAGGGCACGGAGGTCCCTCCGGCGACGGCGTCCGTCGTCGTGGAGTCCCGGTACGAGTGGTCGGACGACGCCTGGATGGCCGACCGGTCGACGCGGGACCCGCACGCGGGCCCCGTCAGCGTGTACGAGGTCCATCTCGGCTCCTGGCGTCAAGGGCTGTCCTACCGCGACCTGGCACACCAGCTCACCGAGTACGTGCTGGAGATGGGCTTCACCCACGTCGAGCTGATGCCCGTGGCCGAGCACCCCTTCGGTGGCTCGTGGGGCTACCAGGTGACGTCGTACTACGCCCCCACGTCGCGGTTCGGGCATCCCGACGACTTCCGCTACCTCGTGGACTGCCTGCACCGCGCAGGGATCGGCGTGATCGTCGACTGGGTCCCTGCCCACTTCCCGAAGGACGAGTGGGCGCTGGCGCAGTTCGACGGCACAGCCCTGTACGAGCACCCGGACCCGCTGCTCGGCGAGCAGCCGGACTGGGGCACGTACGTCTTCAACTTCGGGCGGGCCGAGGTCCGCAACTTCCTGGTCGCCAACGCCACGTACTGGCTCGAGGAGTTCCACGTCGACGGCCTGCGCGTCGACGCGGTCGCCTCGATGCTGTACCTGGACTACTCGCGCCAGGCCGGGCAGTGGCGCCCCAACCAGTACGGGGGCCGCGAGAACCTCGAGGCCATCTCGTTCCTGCAGGAGACGAACGCGACGGCGTACCGCCGGACCCCGGGCATCATGATGATCGCCGAGGAGTCCACCGCGTGGCCCGGCGTGACCGCCCCGACGTCGGCCCAGGGCCTCGGCTTCGGGCTCAAGTGGAACATGGGCTGGATGAACGACACCCTGCGCTACCTGCGCGAGGAGCCCATCAACCGGCGCTACCACCATCACGAGATCACGTTCTCGATGGTCTACGCGTACTCGGAGCACTTCGTCCTTCCGATCAGCCACGACGAGGTCGTGCACGGCAAGGGGTCGCTCTACGGCCGCATGCCGGGTGACCACTGGCAGAAGCTCGCCGGTGTCCGCGCCCTGCAGGTGTACCAGTGGACGCACCCCGGCAAGCAGCTGCTCTTCATGGGGCAGGAGTTCGCCCAGCAGGGCGAGTGGGCGGAGTCGCGGTCACTCGACTGGTACGACCTCGAGGACCCGGCGCACCGCGGCGTGCAGCAGAGCCTGCGCGACCTCAACGCGCTGTACCGCGCGACGCCCGCCCTGTGGCAGCTGGACCACACGCCGGACGGCTTCGAGTGGCTCGCCTCCGACGAGGCAGGCCTCAACCTCCTCGCGTACGTGCGCCGCGGCGTCGACACGCCCCCGGCGGTCGTCGTGGTCAACTTCGCCGGCGTGCCCCACGAGGGATGGCGCCTGCCGCTGCCCCAGGGCGGCGCGTGGCGCGAGGCGTTCAACTCGGACTCCGAGGTGTACGGCGGTTCCGGCGTCGGCAACCTGGGCCGCATCGAGGCCGAACCCGTCGAGCACTACGGACGCGCCTGGTCGACGACGATCCGTGTCCCTCCCCTGGGTGCGGTCGTGTTCGTCGCCGAGAGCACCACGGAGCCCTCGCCACGGGCTGAGACCGTCTGA